The proteins below come from a single Holdemania massiliensis genomic window:
- a CDS encoding undecaprenyl-diphosphate phosphatase, translating into MIEMVKAIVLGIVQGITEWLPISSTGHMILVNELMPLTVLADAAANKEFVDMFMVVIQFGSILAVLLLYFHKLNPFSPRKNAYEKRSTIDLWLKVIVAVVPAGIIGVLFDDLIDAYFYNPITVAAMLIVYGVAFLVIESRHRRPSVTSFDKMSYKTALAIGAFQVLALIPGTSRSGATILGAVLLGCSRGIAAEFSFFLAIPVMFGASLLKLIKMKIAFSLATASVLLVGMIVAFIVSVFAIRFLMGYIRKHDFKAFGVYRIVLGVLVLAYFFLIK; encoded by the coding sequence ATGATAGAAATGGTAAAAGCGATCGTGCTGGGAATCGTCCAGGGGATTACCGAATGGCTGCCGATCAGCAGTACCGGGCATATGATTCTGGTCAACGAGCTGATGCCGCTGACGGTGCTGGCGGATGCTGCCGCCAATAAAGAGTTTGTAGACATGTTTATGGTTGTTATTCAGTTTGGTTCGATATTGGCAGTGCTGCTGCTGTATTTCCACAAGCTGAATCCGTTTTCCCCGCGTAAGAACGCTTATGAAAAACGCAGCACGATTGATTTATGGCTGAAGGTTATTGTCGCCGTAGTACCGGCAGGGATTATCGGCGTCTTGTTTGATGATCTGATCGACGCTTATTTCTACAATCCCATTACCGTGGCTGCCATGCTGATTGTGTATGGCGTAGCCTTCTTGGTGATAGAGAGCCGGCATCGCCGTCCGAGTGTGACTTCTTTTGATAAGATGAGTTACAAAACAGCGCTGGCGATCGGAGCCTTTCAGGTGCTGGCCTTAATTCCGGGAACATCCCGTTCCGGAGCGACAATTCTGGGAGCCGTGCTGCTGGGCTGTTCCCGCGGGATTGCTGCTGAATTCTCATTTTTTCTGGCCATTCCGGTCATGTTCGGCGCCAGCTTGCTGAAACTGATTAAAATGAAGATCGCTTTCTCCTTGGCAACAGCTTCCGTGCTGCTTGTCGGTATGATCGTTGCCTTCATCGTTTCCGTGTTTGCGATCCGTTTCTTAATGGGCTATATCCGCAAGCATGACTTTAAGGCGTTTGGCGTTTATCGGATTGTTTTGGGTGTTTTGGTCTTAGCTTACTTTTTCTTAATCAAATAA
- a CDS encoding GNAT family N-acetyltransferase produces MEAFELRDADAALLEQIAAVAETIWHEHYEPILGLDQVNYMVEHFQSLPAMQDQIASQGYRYRGVFWQGKLCGYVATAWRPEHLFLSKLYLKAEARGLGLASQVLSVLKNEAKEGTGKIQLTVNRFNADSIAVYQKWGFVTLREEKNPIGGGYYMDDYIMELDCGK; encoded by the coding sequence ATGGAAGCCTTTGAATTACGAGATGCCGATGCAGCGCTGCTGGAACAGATCGCAGCCGTGGCCGAAACCATCTGGCATGAACATTATGAACCGATTTTGGGTTTGGATCAGGTCAATTATATGGTTGAGCATTTCCAATCCCTGCCTGCGATGCAGGATCAGATCGCAAGCCAAGGATATCGTTACCGTGGTGTTTTCTGGCAAGGAAAGCTGTGCGGCTATGTAGCGACAGCCTGGCGGCCGGAACATCTCTTTTTAAGCAAGCTTTATCTTAAAGCAGAAGCACGGGGGTTGGGTTTGGCATCACAGGTGCTTTCAGTCCTGAAAAATGAAGCGAAGGAAGGCACTGGGAAAATCCAGCTGACGGTGAATCGCTTCAATGCGGATTCCATTGCGGTCTATCAGAAGTGGGGATTCGTTACGCTGCGTGAAGAAAAAAATCCGATTGGCGGCGGTTATTATATGGATGATTACATCATGGAGCTGGATTGCGGAAAATAA
- a CDS encoding methylated-DNA--[protein]-cysteine S-methyltransferase: protein MRACFYRRTSLGMIRIEEWNERIVKLNFEHEFPEEEECEVIETACLWSAFTQLQEYLAGKWQTFELILHPEGTDFQKAAWQALMEIPYGQTRTYRQQAESIGKPKAVRAIGMANHRNPIPIFIPCHRVIGADGSLTGYDGGLEIKQLLLDLERLTVEKQREAEMAKAAQ, encoded by the coding sequence ATGCGCGCATGTTTTTATCGCCGAACTTCGCTCGGCATGATTCGGATTGAAGAATGGAACGAACGGATTGTTAAATTGAATTTTGAACATGAATTTCCGGAAGAGGAAGAATGTGAAGTCATAGAAACAGCCTGTTTGTGGTCAGCGTTTACACAGCTGCAGGAATATTTGGCAGGAAAGTGGCAGACTTTTGAATTGATTCTGCATCCGGAAGGCACGGATTTTCAAAAGGCAGCCTGGCAGGCACTGATGGAGATTCCGTATGGACAAACCCGGACCTATCGACAGCAGGCGGAAAGCATCGGTAAGCCGAAAGCAGTGCGGGCGATCGGAATGGCGAATCATCGCAATCCGATCCCGATCTTTATTCCTTGTCATCGCGTGATTGGGGCGGATGGTTCGCTGACGGGATATGACGGAGGATTAGAAATTAAACAATTACTTTTGGATCTGGAGCGGCTGACAGTGGAAAAACAGCGGGAAGCTGAGATGGCGAAAGCCGCACAGTAA
- a CDS encoding TIGR03943 family putative permease subunit, translating to MDVPVYLFTGFLESGKSSMMKETLSDPEFNDGSKTLILACEQGEVEFDKTFLKQTHSVLVNIEDKEQLTADYLEKLEHEYRPKQVFIEFNGMWSVTEFLDIEFPLNWMLVQIISTVDAQTFMMYVNNMRSLMYDQLVHSEMILINRCDSNTKKSFLRSNIKAINKGAQIIYESVDGGINDLPEDDLPFDINAPVIDIQDDDYGLWYMDALDHPYKYDGKVVRFKGKVVHIEKDKRSFVIGRYAMVCCAEDTSLIGYLCKSDKPVQLVINEWITLTARIVVEYDEEYQRNLVVPHGQAIEPAEELQDDLVYFS from the coding sequence ATGGACGTTCCTGTATATTTATTTACTGGTTTTCTGGAGAGCGGCAAGTCCTCCATGATGAAGGAAACCCTGTCTGATCCGGAATTCAACGATGGATCAAAGACCTTGATTCTGGCTTGCGAACAAGGCGAAGTTGAGTTTGATAAAACGTTTTTAAAGCAGACGCATTCGGTTCTGGTGAACATTGAGGATAAGGAACAGCTGACGGCGGACTATCTGGAAAAGCTGGAACACGAATACCGCCCCAAGCAGGTGTTTATTGAATTCAACGGGATGTGGAGCGTGACGGAATTTCTGGATATAGAATTTCCGCTGAACTGGATGCTGGTGCAGATCATTTCCACAGTCGATGCCCAAACCTTTATGATGTACGTCAACAACATGCGTTCCTTGATGTATGATCAGCTGGTTCACTCGGAAATGATTCTAATTAACCGCTGTGACTCCAATACGAAAAAGTCATTTCTGCGAAGCAATATCAAAGCGATCAACAAGGGTGCGCAGATCATCTATGAATCTGTGGACGGCGGAATTAATGATCTGCCGGAAGATGATCTGCCCTTTGATATCAATGCACCAGTGATTGATATTCAGGATGATGATTATGGTTTGTGGTATATGGATGCATTGGATCACCCTTATAAATATGATGGGAAAGTCGTGCGGTTTAAGGGTAAAGTCGTTCATATTGAAAAGGACAAGCGTTCGTTTGTCATCGGCCGTTATGCTATGGTCTGCTGCGCCGAAGATACGTCGCTGATCGGTTATCTGTGCAAAAGTGACAAACCAGTTCAATTAGTGATTAATGAATGGATTACCCTCACTGCCCGTATCGTCGTTGAATATGATGAGGAATATCAGCGCAATCTGGTCGTTCCGCATGGGCAGGCGATTGAGCCGGCGGAGGAATTGCAGGACGATCTGGTTTACTTTAGCTGA
- a CDS encoding CobW family GTP-binding protein, with product MTQIDIISGFLGAGKTTLIKKLLQEGFPKEKIVLIENEFGEIGIDGGFLKEAGIEIKEMNSGCICCSLVGDFAEALKKCEEQFKPDRIVIEPSGVGKLSDVIGAVQGVQAETEMELHSFTTVADATKCKMYMKNFGEFFNDQIEHANTIVLSRTQKLSEEKLAECLALIREKNPKAVVITTPWEAISGAQILEAMEQKELMEQLMKEDECLPHHHDHEEECECGHHHDHDEECECGHHHDHDEECECGHHHDHEEECGCGHHHDHDEECECGHHHDHDEECECGHHHDHDEECGCGHHHDHDEECGCGHHHHHHHHHGHDADEVFTSWGVQTAHVYQEAELQQALDQIAAGAVTGTVLRAKGIVPCTDGTWLHFDMVPEECEIRRGAAAVAGMLCVIGSKLDEAQLAELFHVKG from the coding sequence ATGACACAAATTGATATTATTTCAGGATTTCTCGGCGCAGGAAAAACGACATTAATTAAAAAATTATTGCAGGAAGGTTTTCCAAAAGAGAAGATCGTCCTGATCGAAAATGAGTTTGGTGAAATCGGCATTGACGGTGGTTTCTTAAAGGAAGCTGGAATTGAAATCAAAGAGATGAATTCAGGCTGCATCTGCTGCAGTCTGGTCGGTGATTTTGCCGAAGCTTTGAAAAAATGCGAAGAACAGTTCAAACCGGATCGCATTGTAATTGAACCCTCCGGAGTGGGAAAGCTGTCGGATGTCATAGGTGCGGTTCAGGGCGTCCAGGCAGAAACAGAAATGGAGCTGCACAGCTTCACAACCGTAGCGGATGCGACGAAATGCAAAATGTATATGAAGAATTTCGGTGAGTTCTTTAACGATCAAATTGAACATGCAAACACCATTGTTTTGAGCCGGACACAGAAGCTGAGTGAAGAAAAGCTGGCGGAATGCCTTGCCTTAATTCGGGAAAAGAATCCGAAAGCGGTTGTCATTACGACCCCTTGGGAAGCGATCAGTGGAGCACAGATTCTGGAGGCTATGGAACAGAAGGAACTGATGGAACAGCTGATGAAAGAAGATGAATGTCTGCCGCACCATCACGATCACGAAGAAGAATGCGAATGCGGACATCATCACGATCACGATGAAGAATGTGAATGCGGACATCATCATGATCACGATGAAGAGTGCGAATGCGGACACCATCACGATCACGAAGAAGAATGTGGATGCGGACATCATCACGATCACGATGAAGAGTGTGAATGTGGACATCATCACGATCATGATGAAGAATGCGAATGCGGACACCATCACGATCACGATGAAGAATGTGGATGCGGACACCATCACGATCACGATGAAGAATGTGGATGCGGACATCATCACCATCATCACCACCATCATGGCCATGATGCCGATGAAGTGTTTACCAGCTGGGGTGTGCAGACCGCCCATGTTTATCAGGAAGCTGAGCTGCAGCAGGCCTTAGATCAGATTGCTGCGGGAGCGGTTACCGGTACAGTTCTGCGGGCCAAAGGCATCGTTCCGTGTACCGATGGTACTTGGCTGCATTTTGATATGGTGCCGGAAGAATGCGAAATTCGTCGGGGTGCAGCGGCTGTTGCCGGCATGCTGTGCGTTATCGGTTCCAAGCTGGATGAAGCTCAGCTGGCAGAGCTGTTTCACGTAAAGGGGTAG
- a CDS encoding galactose/methyl galactoside ABC transporter permease MglC: MEFNKKKVTDFLSNNAIVILLVLLVLFVGFTRKGFFSGPNYSNIITNVTPRFIIALGVSGCLITKGTDLSAGRMVGFGGVIACTLLQRPDYTAKFFENLPQMPLVVVLLIVMLITAFFGLLNGCVVAYLKVPPFLATLGMQTIVYGINLVYSGADPVGGLRSDFTGVATNPMFVIGKFSFKWLFLIAIAAGLIFWFLYNKTRYGKYMYAIGGNENAAEVSGVNVNRSKLKIYTLAGLMYGLAGFLLAAKSGGASVNLGLGYELEAIAACTIGGVSTNGGVGKVSGILLGVLVFELLKTSMQYLRIDTSYQFIVQGIVIIVAVALDIRKYTAKK; this comes from the coding sequence ATGGAATTCAATAAGAAAAAGGTAACCGATTTTCTAAGCAATAATGCCATCGTAATACTTTTAGTCCTGCTGGTGCTCTTTGTCGGTTTTACCCGTAAAGGATTTTTCAGCGGACCGAATTACAGCAATATCATTACCAATGTCACTCCGCGTTTTATCATCGCTTTGGGCGTCAGCGGCTGTCTGATTACAAAAGGAACTGACCTGTCGGCTGGACGAATGGTCGGATTCGGCGGAGTTATTGCCTGTACGCTGCTGCAGCGGCCGGATTATACTGCAAAATTCTTTGAAAATCTGCCGCAGATGCCGTTAGTTGTCGTGCTTTTGATCGTCATGCTGATCACGGCATTCTTCGGTTTGCTGAATGGCTGTGTTGTTGCTTATCTGAAAGTTCCGCCGTTTTTGGCAACCTTGGGTATGCAGACAATCGTGTATGGCATTAACCTTGTTTATTCCGGCGCAGATCCGGTCGGCGGCCTGCGTTCTGATTTTACCGGAGTAGCAACCAATCCGATGTTTGTCATCGGGAAATTCAGCTTTAAGTGGTTATTTTTGATCGCAATTGCGGCAGGGCTGATCTTCTGGTTCCTGTATAACAAAACCCGCTATGGCAAATATATGTATGCGATTGGCGGCAACGAGAATGCAGCGGAAGTCTCCGGTGTCAATGTCAATCGTTCGAAATTGAAAATCTATACGCTGGCGGGTTTGATGTATGGCCTGGCAGGCTTCCTGTTGGCGGCAAAATCCGGCGGTGCCTCGGTAAACCTGGGCTTGGGTTATGAACTGGAAGCGATCGCGGCGTGTACGATCGGCGGTGTTTCAACCAACGGCGGCGTCGGCAAGGTATCCGGCATTCTGCTGGGTGTGCTTGTCTTTGAATTGCTGAAAACTTCGATGCAGTACCTGCGGATCGATACTTCCTACCAGTTCATCGTACAGGGCATTGTTATTATCGTCGCGGTTGCGTTGGATATCCGTAAATATACGGCCAAGAAATAA